The Anaerohalosphaeraceae bacterium genome has a window encoding:
- a CDS encoding 5-formyltetrahydrofolate cyclo-ligase: MTKSELREQIRRRLAALSDEERMEKSRLVCRWVMESDVFRKASVVMAFLSMPHEVDTTPIILGAWRQGKSVAVPKISWAQRHMIPVEIQSLDSGLETGQKGLRNPTGGVPVPYEEIDLVLTPGLAFDAQGNRLGRGGAYYDRFFKSPGLSAVRWALAFSFQVVEAVPAGPDDEPVDAVVTETGILLCRKRTQSGGQSFG, from the coding sequence ATGACTAAATCAGAGCTTCGGGAACAGATACGACGGCGTCTGGCCGCCTTGTCGGATGAGGAACGAATGGAGAAAAGCCGCCTGGTCTGCCGATGGGTAATGGAGTCGGATGTGTTTCGGAAGGCATCGGTTGTGATGGCGTTTTTATCGATGCCGCATGAGGTGGATACGACGCCGATTATTCTCGGGGCCTGGCGTCAGGGCAAATCGGTGGCTGTGCCGAAAATCTCCTGGGCCCAGCGGCATATGATTCCCGTGGAGATTCAGTCGCTGGACAGCGGGTTGGAGACGGGGCAGAAAGGGCTTCGGAATCCGACGGGCGGGGTACCGGTGCCGTATGAGGAGATTGATTTGGTGTTGACGCCGGGGCTGGCGTTTGATGCGCAGGGGAATCGGCTGGGACGGGGCGGGGCGTATTATGACCGGTTTTTCAAGAGCCCGGGGCTGTCAGCGGTTCGATGGGCGCTGGCTTTTTCTTTTCAGGTTGTCGAGGCGGTTCCAGCCGGCCCGGACGATGAGCCGGTGGATGCCGTAGTAACAGAAACAGGAATTCTTTTGTGT
- a CDS encoding replication-associated recombination protein A, producing MSAHAPLAVRMRPRTLEEFAGQEHFVGPGKLLRRMLEGGTITSLIFYGPPGCGKTTLAQIIAGRIEAAFHYLSAPAASVKDVREIIEKAKDRLIEKRQKTLLFIDEIHRFNRAQQDVLLDDVENGVLTLIGATTENPFFSVNSPLISRSTIFTFEPLKKEDILSILTRALKDEQRGYGALPLEVEPAALEFLAVMSDGDARKALTALEVAVLSQKKQNAQGRIRIDYQTVRESMPGKSMVYDGTGDTHYDLASALQKSMRGSDPDATVYWLARMIAGGEDPRFIARRIAVCAAEDVGNADPLATVLAASALQIAEFVGMPEAQLALAQAAIYIACAPKSNACAKAIWSAVSDVQSGQTIPVPMHLRDSHYEGAKKLGFGIGYRYPHDSPSGYVEQDYLGRPLEKPYYVPKDIGREKSIKEYLEKLKKSVARMQKDGKKGNPEKAERKADD from the coding sequence TTGAGTGCTCATGCGCCGCTTGCGGTCCGGATGCGGCCGAGGACCTTAGAGGAGTTTGCCGGCCAGGAACATTTTGTAGGACCCGGAAAATTGCTTCGCCGGATGCTCGAGGGCGGGACGATTACGAGTTTGATATTTTACGGGCCTCCCGGCTGCGGCAAGACGACGCTGGCCCAGATTATTGCCGGACGGATTGAAGCGGCTTTTCATTATCTCAGTGCGCCGGCGGCTTCTGTAAAGGATGTTCGGGAGATTATCGAGAAAGCCAAAGACCGGCTGATTGAAAAGCGGCAGAAAACCCTTCTGTTTATCGACGAAATTCACCGTTTTAACCGGGCTCAACAGGATGTCCTTCTGGATGATGTTGAAAACGGGGTTTTGACGCTGATAGGGGCCACGACGGAAAATCCGTTTTTTTCTGTGAATTCTCCGTTAATCAGCCGCAGTACAATTTTCACCTTTGAGCCGCTGAAGAAGGAGGATATTTTATCTATTTTAACGCGGGCTCTGAAGGATGAACAGAGGGGCTATGGAGCCCTGCCGCTGGAGGTCGAACCGGCGGCGCTGGAGTTCTTGGCCGTAATGAGCGATGGAGATGCCCGAAAGGCTCTGACGGCGCTTGAAGTGGCGGTTTTGTCGCAAAAAAAGCAGAACGCACAGGGACGGATTCGTATAGATTACCAAACCGTTCGGGAATCGATGCCCGGCAAGTCGATGGTTTATGACGGGACCGGAGATACGCACTATGATTTGGCCAGTGCTTTGCAGAAGTCGATGCGAGGGTCAGACCCGGATGCGACGGTGTACTGGCTGGCTCGGATGATAGCAGGCGGGGAAGACCCGCGGTTTATCGCCCGTCGGATTGCGGTTTGTGCGGCGGAGGATGTCGGGAATGCGGACCCCCTGGCGACGGTTTTGGCAGCTTCGGCGCTGCAGATAGCGGAGTTTGTGGGGATGCCGGAGGCCCAGCTGGCCCTGGCTCAGGCGGCGATTTATATTGCCTGCGCCCCCAAATCGAATGCCTGTGCGAAGGCGATTTGGTCAGCGGTTTCGGATGTCCAGTCGGGGCAGACGATTCCGGTTCCGATGCATTTGCGGGATTCGCACTATGAAGGAGCCAAAAAACTCGGATTTGGGATTGGGTATCGATATCCGCACGACAGTCCGTCGGGGTATGTCGAGCAGGATTATTTGGGCCGACCGCTGGAGAAACCTTATTATGTTCCGAAGGATATCGGACGGGAAAAAAGCATCAAAGAGTATCTGGAAAAGCTGAAAAAATCAGTTGCCCGTATGCAAAAGGACGGTAAAAAAGGGAATCCGGAAAAAGCCGAGCGGAAAGCGGATGACTAA
- a CDS encoding sensor domain-containing diguanylate cyclase, whose product MTKEQEQPKPSERLCSAGECRLVTITPLAKQINCLDVKRIADLCVTEIPRLIGAKLASLYILDESSDILHLEKNNHPFLINNIVSLNQNPPSPMVAAIRSRELLVVDGEESLRGPQISGTLRQFSGNYKGRSCIIAPLVCHGRVVGVLNFSEKIGGGSFTSDDIAIVELFRHLIGASIGNIHLFEKTQRQAKTDGLTGMLNHRTFYEQLEIELRRAQRYSTNLSIIMADVDNLKPINDNYGHKAGDMAIKQIARRISACIRQIDIAARYGGDEFAVILPNTSLEDAVVVAERMVEMVKSTPMVWEGHRISLSISVGVGQYSPDSCMSDVTKATDQALYAAKQAGKGRVKVFASAATA is encoded by the coding sequence ATGACCAAAGAGCAGGAACAACCCAAACCGTCGGAGCGTTTGTGTTCAGCCGGGGAATGCCGTTTGGTGACGATTACCCCTCTTGCCAAACAGATAAACTGTCTGGATGTCAAACGAATTGCCGATTTGTGTGTGACGGAAATTCCCCGTCTGATAGGGGCCAAACTGGCTTCCTTGTATATTCTGGATGAAAGCAGCGATATTCTGCATCTGGAAAAGAATAATCATCCGTTTCTGATTAATAATATTGTATCGCTGAATCAAAATCCGCCTTCGCCGATGGTGGCGGCGATTCGGAGCCGGGAATTGCTGGTGGTGGACGGGGAGGAATCGCTTCGGGGACCTCAAATCAGCGGTACGCTTCGTCAGTTTTCCGGCAATTACAAGGGGCGAAGCTGCATCATAGCCCCGCTGGTCTGCCACGGCCGAGTGGTGGGGGTTTTGAATTTCAGCGAAAAAATCGGGGGCGGCAGTTTTACTTCGGATGATATTGCCATTGTGGAGCTGTTTCGTCATTTGATTGGCGCCTCGATTGGGAATATTCATTTGTTTGAGAAGACACAGCGGCAGGCCAAAACGGACGGTCTGACGGGAATGCTGAATCACCGGACGTTTTATGAACAGCTGGAAATCGAGCTTCGCCGGGCGCAGCGGTACAGCACAAACCTGTCCATCATTATGGCGGATGTGGACAATCTGAAGCCGATAAATGACAATTACGGTCATAAAGCAGGGGATATGGCCATCAAACAGATTGCCCGGCGAATCAGTGCCTGCATTCGCCAAATCGATATTGCGGCTCGCTATGGGGGTGATGAGTTTGCTGTGATTTTGCCGAATACGTCGCTGGAAGACGCGGTGGTTGTGGCGGAACGAATGGTGGAGATGGTCAAGAGCACCCCAATGGTCTGGGAGGGGCATCGTATCAGTCTTTCCATCAGTGTCGGCGTCGGGCAGTATTCCCCGGACAGCTGCATGAGTGATGTAACCAAAGCGACTGACCAGGCGCTGTATGCCGCCAAACAGGCCGGGAAAGGACGCGTGAAAGTTTTTGCTTCCGCTGCAACCGCCTAA
- a CDS encoding MerR family transcriptional regulator, translating into MNNPQRQTFKVPAKLFRIGEIVRYTPFTRQTIHNYTIMGLIRESGWTEGGHRLYDESVFERLQKIAELKRTKSLTEIRKLLNEESAASVHN; encoded by the coding sequence ATGAACAATCCGCAGCGACAAACTTTTAAAGTGCCGGCCAAACTGTTCCGAATCGGCGAAATCGTTCGATACACCCCCTTCACCCGACAAACCATTCACAATTATACCATAATGGGATTGATCCGGGAGTCCGGATGGACCGAGGGAGGGCATCGACTCTATGACGAATCGGTCTTTGAACGCCTGCAAAAAATCGCAGAATTGAAGCGAACAAAAAGCTTAACGGAAATCCGAAAACTGCTCAACGAGGAATCTGCTGCTTCGGTGCATAACTGA
- a CDS encoding MinD/ParA family protein, producing MTQIRNEEKSRAAVMAVASGKGGVGKTNISLNLAICLAEAGQRIVLMDADLGLGNLDVMMNLSSRYNLSHVIDGRKTLEQITHIGPAGIEVICGGSGLDNIANLTPFQQHRLISQFNRLQNRADMIVIDTGAGIGQNVIGFCLAADHTLVVTTPEPTAMTDAYAVIKVLTAKKYTGRISLLVNMASSIEEGKKICRQIAHVAARFLGTAIYEAGILCRDEYLQTAVRMQKPVVQAFPKSPFSRGIRTLSHRLTNTIPMQTESEGFFRKVVNWFF from the coding sequence ATGACGCAGATTAGGAATGAGGAGAAAAGCCGAGCCGCTGTGATGGCTGTGGCCAGCGGCAAAGGCGGAGTGGGAAAAACGAATATCTCATTAAACCTGGCGATTTGCCTGGCCGAGGCCGGTCAGCGGATCGTTCTGATGGATGCCGACCTCGGATTGGGAAATTTGGACGTGATGATGAACCTCAGCAGCCGCTACAACTTGTCGCATGTCATCGACGGCCGAAAGACCCTCGAGCAGATTACGCACATCGGTCCGGCGGGGATTGAGGTCATCTGCGGCGGCTCCGGCCTGGACAATATCGCCAATCTGACCCCCTTTCAGCAGCATCGGCTCATCAGCCAGTTTAACCGCCTTCAGAACAGAGCAGATATGATTGTCATCGATACCGGAGCAGGCATCGGTCAAAATGTCATCGGCTTCTGTCTGGCCGCCGACCACACCCTGGTCGTAACAACACCGGAACCTACCGCCATGACCGATGCCTATGCCGTCATCAAAGTGCTGACGGCCAAAAAATACACCGGACGAATCAGTCTTTTGGTCAATATGGCCTCCTCTATCGAAGAAGGCAAAAAAATATGCCGGCAGATTGCCCATGTAGCAGCCCGGTTCCTCGGAACCGCCATCTACGAAGCCGGCATCCTCTGCCGAGACGAATATCTTCAAACAGCGGTCCGCATGCAGAAGCCTGTGGTGCAGGCGTTTCCAAAATCTCCCTTTTCGAGAGGAATCCGAACCCTCAGCCACCGGCTTACCAATACTATCCCCATGCAGACCGAATCAGAAGGGTTCTTTCGAAAAGTGGTCAATTGGTTTTTCTAA
- a CDS encoding FliA/WhiG family RNA polymerase sigma factor, translating into MKTARIQNVEQVWEEFFRTRSNEARNQLLEHYLPLAKYTAERIWAKLPDKVEIDDLISAGIFGLKDAIDAFDPSRGVKFETYCTPRIRGSILDELRSMDWVPRLVRARAHQLDRAMQTLEAHLGRLPTEEELAEELELEKHEFHRLQRDANAVGVVSLNTKFNESDGDKDIREIDVIEDQRSKNPVIEAQKRDLKNLLTKGLTRAEKLIIILYYYEEMTMKEIGATLDLSESRVSQMHSSIIARLKAQLNSRKKEFAVAAD; encoded by the coding sequence ATGAAAACCGCCCGTATCCAAAATGTCGAGCAGGTTTGGGAAGAATTCTTCAGAACGCGTTCCAACGAAGCCCGAAACCAGCTGCTCGAACATTACCTGCCTTTGGCGAAATACACCGCCGAGCGAATCTGGGCAAAACTCCCCGACAAAGTGGAAATTGATGACCTCATCAGTGCCGGCATTTTCGGGCTTAAAGACGCCATCGATGCCTTTGACCCGTCGCGAGGGGTCAAATTTGAAACCTACTGCACCCCCCGGATACGCGGAAGCATCTTAGACGAACTGCGCAGCATGGACTGGGTCCCCCGCCTGGTCCGCGCCAGGGCCCACCAGCTCGACCGGGCTATGCAGACCCTCGAAGCCCACCTCGGACGGCTTCCCACCGAAGAAGAGCTGGCCGAAGAACTTGAACTGGAAAAACACGAGTTTCACCGCCTTCAGCGGGATGCCAATGCCGTCGGCGTTGTCTCCCTCAATACCAAATTCAATGAATCAGACGGCGACAAAGACATCCGCGAAATCGATGTCATCGAAGACCAGCGCAGCAAAAACCCCGTCATTGAAGCCCAGAAAAGGGACCTCAAGAACCTCCTGACCAAGGGGCTTACTCGGGCGGAGAAACTCATCATCATCCTCTATTACTATGAAGAAATGACGATGAAAGAAATCGGGGCCACCCTCGACCTGTCCGAATCCCGCGTTTCCCAGATGCACTCCTCCATCATCGCCCGCCTGAAGGCCCAGCTCAACAGCCGAAAAAAGGAATTTGCTGTAGCAGCGGACTGA
- a CDS encoding HEAT repeat domain-containing protein → MTKRAIQSVCWGGLVILLLAGCARKGKAVSTDDSKQALEEQIQTLRAELESVRNELAAERKLSLELAGLLRRCREGGGQAQVVSSEGVFPAAPGESNEQQQLLRKVQELTEAVERLREQNRRLVSMQSSQSAGAPAAQSRPRQTAVEVYTVEPSENQKLREAYEAFSDERASSERLAALESTAEMAMEQKPELLGLLEKALEDPDPEVVRTAAQMLELYQTSSVLPLLEKALHSRDEQVRLSALEPLEKIADPRSAALLVLALSDPSDAVRGRALDIIRVQPPDIQILSLKRAMGLSSDDVKLEVLSLLELRGDKAAVEVMLEGLKDPSPEFRDQVREVLRLLLDQEFAGYNQAVQWWKVNRARYDDNLLER, encoded by the coding sequence ATGACAAAGCGAGCCATTCAATCTGTCTGCTGGGGGGGATTGGTGATTCTTTTGCTGGCCGGATGTGCCCGAAAGGGAAAGGCTGTTTCGACGGACGATTCAAAGCAGGCCCTGGAAGAGCAGATTCAGACGCTTCGGGCTGAGCTGGAGTCGGTTCGTAATGAATTGGCGGCCGAACGAAAACTCTCTCTGGAGCTGGCGGGGCTTCTGCGGCGCTGTCGGGAAGGGGGCGGGCAGGCTCAGGTAGTCTCCTCCGAAGGAGTCTTCCCCGCCGCCCCAGGGGAGAGCAATGAACAGCAGCAGCTTTTGAGAAAGGTACAGGAATTGACGGAAGCCGTCGAGCGGCTCCGAGAACAAAACAGACGTCTTGTATCAATGCAGTCTTCCCAATCCGCCGGTGCCCCTGCGGCACAGAGCCGGCCCCGGCAGACTGCGGTCGAGGTTTATACGGTAGAACCTTCGGAGAATCAGAAACTCCGGGAAGCCTATGAGGCGTTTTCGGACGAGAGGGCGTCTTCGGAACGGCTGGCGGCCCTCGAATCGACGGCGGAGATGGCGATGGAGCAAAAGCCGGAGCTGCTGGGGCTGCTGGAAAAGGCGCTGGAGGACCCGGACCCGGAGGTGGTTCGCACCGCCGCCCAGATGCTGGAGCTGTATCAGACTTCGTCAGTGCTGCCGCTGCTGGAAAAGGCCCTTCACTCGCGGGATGAGCAGGTTCGGTTAAGTGCCCTGGAGCCGCTGGAGAAGATAGCCGACCCCCGAAGTGCCGCCCTGTTGGTATTGGCACTCAGCGACCCGTCGGATGCGGTTCGCGGACGGGCGTTGGATATTATCCGGGTACAGCCCCCCGATATTCAGATTCTTTCGCTGAAACGGGCGATGGGGCTGTCATCGGACGATGTGAAGCTGGAGGTTCTATCGCTGCTGGAGCTGCGGGGGGATAAAGCGGCGGTGGAGGTGATGCTGGAGGGGCTCAAAGACCCCAGTCCGGAGTTTCGCGACCAGGTCAGGGAGGTCCTGCGGCTGCTGCTGGACCAGGAATTTGCCGGCTACAACCAGGCGGTTCAGTGGTGGAAGGTCAACCGGGCCCGCTATGATGACAATCTGCTGGAGCGGTAA
- a CDS encoding redox-sensing transcriptional repressor Rex, whose amino-acid sequence MKYRRIPDETIQRLPMYLRAFSLLEGEKELTVCSRQLAVRLGLNPHQIRKDLSYFGNFGRRGVGYPVQTTAQRIRHILKLDKTQKTALVGAGRLGTALVAYPGFSSFNLEIAAVFDNDPKKIGKKIGHLTIESAARLAGLKKRNIHLAILAVPADAAQSVTEKLVKAGVRGLLNFSPGRLKVPASVKKIDIDLASQLSILPYYL is encoded by the coding sequence ATGAAGTACCGCAGGATTCCAGACGAAACCATTCAGCGGCTGCCCATGTATCTGCGGGCTTTCTCACTACTGGAAGGCGAAAAAGAGCTCACTGTCTGCAGCCGGCAGCTGGCTGTGCGGCTCGGACTGAACCCCCATCAGATTCGCAAAGACCTGTCTTACTTCGGAAACTTCGGAAGACGCGGCGTCGGCTATCCCGTCCAGACTACCGCCCAGCGCATTCGGCACATTCTCAAACTGGACAAAACCCAGAAGACGGCTCTCGTGGGCGCCGGACGGCTCGGAACCGCGCTGGTAGCCTATCCGGGCTTTTCCTCCTTCAACCTCGAAATCGCCGCCGTCTTTGACAATGACCCCAAAAAAATCGGAAAGAAAATCGGTCATCTGACCATTGAAAGCGCCGCCCGTCTGGCCGGACTGAAAAAACGAAATATCCATCTGGCCATCCTGGCCGTGCCGGCCGATGCCGCTCAGTCTGTCACAGAAAAACTCGTCAAGGCCGGGGTTCGCGGACTGCTGAATTTTTCGCCCGGACGCCTGAAAGTCCCGGCCTCCGTCAAAAAAATCGACATCGACCTGGCTTCCCAGCTGAGTATATTGCCTTATTATTTGTAA
- a CDS encoding 4Fe-4S dicluster domain-containing protein, with product MSVLKFTPKQFDDFVSTLLKTGRPVMAPQAKNGRFAFGPLASAADLRLDYDVTILPPKKYVLPQVETLLEFEVCGPCRSVQEGEPMILLGVHPYDLAAILQMDELFRQGQYDKHYMDRRCQITIIALDVVTPSANVFASSMGTATVTSGYDILLTVLKDGSILADAATAKGQELIRLAGSAVPASEADLLARKAVWEHNNAVLNKHILLCKPSLLPKVLEQSYNHPVWEEKARLCYSCGSCNQVCPTCYCFDVQDRVNWDLKTGYRFRAWDGCLLENFATVAGNHNFRKDRAARYRHRLYRKGKYVPEKIGGQIACVGCGRCISACTAKIANPVEVYNRLLQDTKLG from the coding sequence ATGAGCGTACTGAAATTCACCCCCAAGCAGTTCGATGACTTCGTTTCGACCCTGCTCAAAACCGGTCGACCCGTCATGGCTCCCCAGGCCAAAAACGGCCGCTTTGCCTTCGGCCCTCTGGCCTCCGCCGCCGACCTGCGGCTCGATTACGACGTGACTATCCTTCCCCCGAAAAAATACGTTCTTCCGCAGGTGGAAACACTTCTTGAATTTGAAGTCTGCGGCCCCTGCCGTTCTGTTCAGGAAGGCGAGCCGATGATTTTGCTCGGCGTGCACCCCTACGACCTGGCCGCCATCCTTCAGATGGATGAACTGTTCCGTCAGGGACAATACGACAAACACTATATGGACCGGCGCTGTCAGATTACCATTATCGCCCTCGATGTTGTCACCCCCAGCGCCAACGTCTTTGCCTCTTCCATGGGCACCGCCACCGTCACCAGCGGCTATGATATCCTTCTGACCGTCCTCAAAGACGGCTCGATTCTGGCCGATGCCGCCACCGCCAAAGGGCAGGAGCTCATCCGGCTGGCCGGTTCAGCCGTCCCCGCCTCCGAGGCCGATTTGCTGGCCCGCAAGGCTGTTTGGGAACACAACAACGCCGTGCTGAACAAACATATTCTGCTGTGCAAACCCTCCCTGCTCCCCAAAGTCCTTGAACAAAGCTACAACCATCCCGTCTGGGAGGAAAAAGCACGGCTGTGCTATTCCTGCGGCTCCTGCAATCAGGTTTGTCCGACGTGCTACTGCTTTGATGTGCAGGACCGCGTAAACTGGGACCTGAAAACCGGATACCGCTTCCGAGCCTGGGACGGCTGCCTGCTGGAAAATTTCGCCACGGTCGCAGGCAATCACAACTTCCGCAAAGACAGGGCCGCCCGCTACCGTCACCGGCTCTATCGAAAAGGCAAATACGTGCCCGAAAAAATCGGCGGGCAAATCGCCTGTGTCGGCTGCGGGCGATGCATCTCCGCCTGTACGGCCAAAATCGCCAACCCCGTCGAAGTGTACAATCGTCTTCTGCAGGATACAAAACTCGGCTGA
- a CDS encoding FAD/NAD(P)-binding protein, whose translation MCECCSGHPDIYLPQMATITKRRMLNGTELFLHLEMDSGEDLQYKPGQFVEVSLAGIGEAPISISSSPTQKGLELVVRNVGSLTKAIHKLQVGDKLGIRGPYGTTYPIEEAKGKDLVFICGGIGLVPQRSFIRYALDHRSDYGKIIVLIGTKCYSMRLFREEIALWQERRDMTVLETIDEAHDCWDGNVGVVTTLIPKIENELPGSLVLICGPPIMYKFVLISLAEAQVPEENIYVNLERRMKCGVGKCGHCQINDKYVCQDGPVFRYSDLALVPEAI comes from the coding sequence ATGTGTGAATGCTGCAGCGGCCATCCGGACATCTACCTGCCCCAGATGGCCACCATTACCAAACGCCGGATGCTCAACGGAACCGAACTGTTCCTGCATCTGGAAATGGATTCCGGAGAAGACCTCCAATACAAACCCGGACAATTCGTCGAAGTCTCTCTGGCCGGCATCGGAGAGGCGCCGATTTCCATCTCCTCCTCGCCCACCCAGAAAGGACTCGAATTGGTCGTCCGCAACGTCGGCAGTCTCACCAAAGCCATCCACAAACTTCAGGTCGGCGATAAACTGGGCATCCGGGGCCCTTACGGAACAACCTACCCCATCGAAGAAGCCAAAGGCAAAGATTTGGTCTTTATCTGCGGCGGCATCGGGTTGGTTCCCCAGCGCTCGTTCATCCGCTACGCCCTCGACCACCGGAGCGACTACGGAAAAATCATCGTCCTGATCGGCACCAAGTGCTATTCCATGCGGCTGTTCCGCGAGGAAATCGCCCTCTGGCAGGAACGCAGGGACATGACTGTGCTGGAAACCATCGATGAGGCCCACGACTGCTGGGACGGCAACGTCGGCGTCGTCACCACCCTGATCCCCAAGATTGAAAACGAACTGCCCGGCAGTCTGGTGCTGATCTGCGGACCGCCGATTATGTACAAATTTGTCCTGATTTCCCTGGCCGAAGCGCAAGTCCCCGAGGAAAACATCTATGTCAACCTCGAACGCCGGATGAAATGCGGCGTCGGCAAGTGCGGCCATTGTCAGATTAACGATAAATACGTCTGTCAGGATGGGCCGGTGTTCCGCTACAGCGACCTGGCCCTCGTACCGGAGGCCATCTAA
- a CDS encoding Ni/Fe hydrogenase subunit alpha: MSANIQINVHHVTRLEGHGNIVVNIRNGTIEKCQWQVPEAPRFFEAMVRGRRWDDIQTIVSRICGICSITHSLASTKAVEDALGLQVSEQTDMLRILMHYSEQLQSHTLHVGYLVAPDLFGEKSVVPLVGKAPDAVKKIIKAHRIANQWSDLLAGRTTHPVTLTPGGMTKIPTAQELKDLQKTLKEAVPDLVAICEVVHSVADRMPAFERPTEYISLRQDNPPTYTFYHGDIVSSDGYGPVHIRDWESVANEYVSPQSTAKWCRWHRDSYAVGALARFNNNGHLLSPLGKKVADMFGLKKGCCNPFMNNVAQLAEAAHVVEASIELIDKLLTKGLKEEKVKVTPRAGRGSGCVEAPRGILFHTYEFNKKGECIAANICIPTNQNHANIQKDFEKFVPEYMHLGEDGLRHGMEMLVRSYDPCISCSTHMLNVTFVK; this comes from the coding sequence ATGAGCGCCAATATCCAGATTAACGTTCATCACGTCACCCGCCTTGAAGGGCACGGCAATATCGTCGTCAACATCCGAAACGGCACCATCGAAAAGTGCCAGTGGCAGGTCCCGGAGGCCCCGCGCTTCTTCGAAGCCATGGTCCGCGGACGACGCTGGGATGATATTCAAACCATCGTCAGCCGAATCTGCGGCATCTGCTCGATCACCCACTCGCTGGCCTCCACCAAGGCCGTCGAAGATGCCCTCGGGCTGCAGGTCTCCGAACAGACCGACATGCTCCGCATCCTGATGCACTACTCCGAACAGCTCCAGAGCCATACGCTTCACGTCGGCTATCTGGTCGCCCCGGACCTGTTCGGCGAAAAATCCGTTGTGCCGCTGGTCGGCAAGGCCCCTGACGCCGTCAAAAAAATCATCAAGGCCCACCGCATCGCCAACCAGTGGTCGGACCTGCTGGCCGGCCGAACTACCCACCCGGTTACACTCACGCCGGGGGGGATGACCAAAATCCCCACCGCTCAGGAGCTAAAAGACCTCCAGAAAACCCTCAAAGAGGCCGTTCCGGATTTGGTCGCCATCTGCGAAGTAGTCCACAGCGTCGCCGACCGGATGCCCGCCTTTGAGCGGCCCACCGAATACATCTCGCTCCGGCAGGACAATCCGCCGACCTATACCTTCTATCACGGCGATATCGTCTCCAGCGACGGCTACGGCCCTGTTCATATTCGCGACTGGGAAAGCGTCGCCAACGAATATGTCAGCCCCCAGTCCACGGCCAAATGGTGCCGCTGGCACCGCGATTCCTACGCCGTCGGCGCCCTGGCACGCTTCAACAACAACGGCCATCTGCTCAGTCCGCTGGGCAAAAAAGTCGCCGACATGTTCGGCCTTAAAAAAGGCTGCTGCAACCCGTTTATGAACAACGTCGCCCAGCTGGCCGAGGCCGCCCACGTCGTCGAGGCAAGCATTGAGCTGATTGACAAACTCCTGACCAAGGGCCTCAAAGAGGAAAAGGTCAAGGTTACGCCGCGAGCCGGACGCGGCAGCGGCTGCGTTGAAGCCCCGCGCGGCATCCTCTTCCACACCTACGAATTCAACAAAAAAGGCGAATGCATTGCGGCCAATATCTGCATTCCGACCAACCAGAACCACGCGAACATCCAGAAGGATTTCGAAAAATTCGTGCCTGAATACATGCATCTGGGCGAAGACGGCCTTCGGCACGGGATGGAAATGCTTGTCCGCTCCTACGACCCCTGCATCTCCTGTTCAACCCACATGCTCAATGTCACCTTCGTCAAATAA
- a CDS encoding hydrogenase maturation protease translates to MAKETIVIGLGNPLMADEGIGVVLIERLEALAREGKIPGADRIQFYDGGTGGMNLLHVLAGRRKAVLIDCARMGTEPGTIRRFTPDQVQTIKQLAHLSLHEVDILKVLDISRQLGECPEEVVFFGIEPLEICQRIGLSPLLEKQIPYCLHSILRDIAPAL, encoded by the coding sequence ATGGCAAAAGAAACCATCGTTATCGGGCTGGGCAATCCGCTGATGGCCGACGAAGGCATCGGGGTGGTCCTGATTGAACGGCTGGAGGCCCTTGCCCGCGAAGGCAAAATCCCGGGCGCCGACCGCATCCAGTTTTATGACGGAGGCACCGGCGGAATGAACCTGCTCCATGTTCTGGCCGGCCGCCGGAAAGCCGTCCTTATCGACTGTGCCCGGATGGGAACTGAACCCGGCACTATCCGACGCTTCACCCCCGACCAGGTTCAGACCATAAAACAGCTGGCGCACCTGTCTCTTCACGAAGTCGATATCCTGAAGGTCCTCGACATCTCCCGGCAATTGGGCGAATGTCCTGAGGAAGTCGTCTTCTTCGGCATTGAACCGCTGGAAATCTGCCAACGCATCGGTTTGTCACCGCTCCTGGAAAAACAAATCCCGTACTGCCTGCACTCTATCCTCCGCGACATTGCTCCTGCCTTGTAA